A genomic segment from Actinomadura hallensis encodes:
- a CDS encoding DUF742 domain-containing protein, translating to MTAGDDEARPPEEDEVWLDDDAGLLVRPYTVTAGRTHPTVHLDILTLVVTVRLAPALDPEYARALELCRTPTSVAEVAGQLRLPMAVTKVLLSDLVDRGAMTVQEAQTAADPTDRALLEKLLDGLQRV from the coding sequence ATGACGGCCGGCGACGACGAGGCCCGTCCCCCCGAGGAGGACGAGGTCTGGCTGGACGACGACGCCGGGCTGCTGGTGCGCCCGTACACGGTGACCGCGGGGCGCACCCACCCGACCGTCCACCTGGACATCCTGACCCTGGTGGTCACGGTCCGGCTCGCCCCCGCCCTGGACCCGGAGTACGCCAGGGCGCTCGAACTGTGCCGCACGCCGACGTCGGTCGCCGAGGTCGCCGGGCAGCTGCGGCTGCCCATGGCGGTCACCAAGGTCCTCCTCTCCGACCTGGTGGACCGCGGGGCGATGACCGTCCAGGAGGCGCAGACCGCGGCCGACCCCACCGACAGAGCCCTTTTGGAGAAGCTGCTCGATGGCCTACAACGAGTCTGA
- a CDS encoding GTP-binding protein translates to MAYNESEALPTQVKILIAGGFGVGKTTFVGAASEIEPLSTEELITSASVGIDDLGGVEGKTTTTVALDFGRITIDRHGIVLYLFGTPGQRRFWFLWNELSAGALGAVVLADTRRLEECFEAVDFFENRGIRFLVAVNEFDGAFRYDPEEVRAALELHPDVPIVLCDARDRASAISTLRALILHLLATAPSASV, encoded by the coding sequence ATGGCCTACAACGAGTCTGAGGCGCTCCCGACCCAGGTCAAGATCCTCATCGCGGGCGGCTTCGGCGTCGGCAAGACGACGTTCGTCGGCGCCGCGAGCGAGATCGAGCCGCTCAGCACCGAGGAGCTCATCACCTCCGCCAGCGTCGGGATCGACGACCTCGGAGGGGTGGAGGGCAAGACCACCACCACCGTCGCGCTCGACTTCGGCAGGATCACGATCGACCGGCACGGGATCGTGCTGTACCTGTTCGGCACGCCGGGACAGCGGCGCTTCTGGTTCCTGTGGAACGAGCTGTCCGCCGGCGCGCTGGGCGCCGTGGTGCTCGCCGACACCCGCCGCCTGGAGGAGTGCTTCGAGGCCGTCGACTTCTTCGAGAACCGGGGCATCCGGTTCCTCGTCGCCGTGAACGAGTTCGACGGCGCGTTCCGCTACGACCCGGAGGAGGTGCGGGCCGCCCTCGAACTGCACCCGGACGTGCCGATCGTGCTGTGCGACGCCCGCGACCGCGCCTCGGCCATCTCGACGCTGAGAGCCCTGATCCTGCACCTCCTCGCGACCGCCCCGTCCGCCTCCGTCTGA
- a CDS encoding GAF domain-containing protein, translating to MTHQFNDQASELVDRPLLPPDHDAPRRAARLRELGLGQKRESEFDQFARELAAEAQRLAGLPEPPVAFVNLIGEDQFVGGVYTPPVAAELVDGILDTRIPLNAGYCPHVVVRRKALILDDVLDYPRFAGNPIVDRLMVRSYAGAPLTDRTGTVLGTVCIVDSEPRPWGKAGLELLKRRAADLAARINLREGLPE from the coding sequence GTGACACACCAGTTCAACGACCAGGCGAGCGAACTCGTCGACCGGCCCCTGCTGCCGCCCGACCACGATGCGCCCAGGCGGGCGGCGCGGCTGCGGGAGCTGGGGCTGGGGCAGAAGCGGGAGAGCGAGTTCGACCAGTTCGCCCGCGAGCTCGCGGCCGAGGCGCAGCGGCTCGCCGGGCTCCCGGAGCCCCCCGTCGCGTTCGTGAACCTCATCGGCGAGGACCAGTTCGTGGGCGGCGTCTACACGCCGCCGGTCGCCGCCGAGCTCGTGGACGGGATCCTGGACACGAGGATCCCCCTCAACGCCGGGTACTGCCCGCACGTCGTCGTCCGGCGCAAGGCGCTGATCCTGGACGACGTCCTCGACTATCCGCGCTTCGCCGGGAACCCCATCGTCGACAGGCTCATGGTCCGCAGCTACGCGGGTGCCCCGCTGACGGACCGCACGGGCACGGTCCTCGGGACGGTCTGCATCGTGGACAGCGAACCGCGGCCGTGGGGCAAGGCGGGGCTGGAGCTCCTGAAGAGGCGGGCGGCCGACCTGGCCGCCCGGATCAACCTCCGCGAGGGCCTGCCGGAGTGA
- a CDS encoding acyl-CoA dehydrogenase family protein: protein MTDDLLSLSTDEFIAGIDAVASKFDSAAYPQQYLPAEDWALLVRAGVLLPTLPSRYGGRDSHVEMCRVAETAAEWNLALGVYVIVNTALALLPVVKWAGEEAKEEMLPRFGSGEPLMAGLAATEPGAGSALSAMTTTFEEVDGGYRIRGRKHWQALSSSAHWWLVVAKHARRREYGYFIVKREEGFRTVQLYEAVGLKLLDYGVNDVDVVVPRHRRIDAEQKGMTSVDLFLASRSLLAAAGAGFLRRISREAHAYADGRQIGRKQQSKIGFVRYRLADIDASAVICQALNHYLRTELDIKGDMTAAFPAVQALKTVATERIVRAAQSYQQLTGGEGYRCGSPSNIAGQAFLDSRVFTIFDGNNDMLSQQLTAYCLTRRNGRPLSEFLADWPLTAPGVATLKTDLTFLDRPLDQTHQVLAGRAIGYLFAVTQVLKWAEETGAGPGRLWPAVEFLRHDIAGVAAEFRLMASGILDTEGEPVGAGRR from the coding sequence ATGACGGATGATTTGCTGTCCCTGTCGACGGACGAGTTCATCGCCGGCATCGACGCGGTCGCGTCAAAATTCGACTCCGCGGCCTATCCGCAGCAGTATCTCCCCGCCGAGGACTGGGCGCTCCTCGTCCGGGCCGGGGTGCTGCTCCCCACCCTCCCGTCGCGGTACGGAGGCCGCGACAGCCATGTCGAGATGTGCCGCGTCGCCGAGACCGCGGCCGAATGGAACCTGGCGCTCGGCGTGTACGTGATCGTCAACACGGCGCTCGCGCTCCTGCCCGTCGTGAAATGGGCCGGAGAGGAGGCCAAGGAGGAAATGCTGCCGCGGTTCGGCAGCGGCGAGCCGCTGATGGCGGGGCTCGCCGCCACCGAACCGGGCGCCGGATCGGCCCTGTCCGCGATGACGACCACCTTCGAGGAGGTCGACGGGGGCTACCGGATCCGCGGCCGCAAGCACTGGCAGGCGCTCAGCTCCTCCGCGCACTGGTGGCTCGTCGTCGCCAAGCACGCCCGCCGCCGCGAGTACGGCTACTTCATCGTCAAACGCGAAGAGGGATTCCGCACCGTCCAGCTCTATGAGGCGGTCGGCCTCAAACTGCTCGACTACGGGGTCAACGACGTCGACGTCGTCGTCCCCCGCCACCGGCGAATCGACGCCGAGCAAAAGGGCATGACCTCGGTCGATCTGTTCCTGGCGTCCCGGTCGCTGCTGGCGGCCGCCGGTGCGGGATTCCTGCGGCGCATCAGCCGCGAGGCGCACGCGTACGCGGACGGCCGGCAGATCGGCCGGAAACAGCAGTCGAAAATCGGCTTCGTCCGTTACCGGCTCGCGGACATCGACGCCTCCGCCGTCATCTGCCAGGCGTTGAACCACTACCTGCGGACGGAACTCGACATCAAGGGCGACATGACGGCCGCATTCCCGGCCGTCCAGGCGCTCAAGACCGTCGCGACCGAGCGGATCGTCCGCGCGGCGCAGAGCTACCAGCAATTGACCGGAGGCGAGGGCTACCGCTGCGGGTCGCCCAGCAACATCGCCGGCCAGGCGTTCCTGGACTCGCGGGTCTTCACCATTTTCGACGGCAACAACGACATGCTCAGCCAGCAGCTCACCGCGTACTGCCTCACGCGGCGGAACGGCCGTCCGCTCAGCGAGTTCCTGGCCGACTGGCCGCTCACGGCCCCGGGCGTCGCGACGCTCAAGACCGACCTGACCTTCCTCGACCGGCCCCTGGACCAGACGCACCAGGTCCTCGCGGGCCGCGCCATCGGCTACCTGTTCGCGGTGACGCAGGTCCTCAAGTGGGCCGAGGAGACCGGCGCCGGCCCGGGCAGGCTCTGGCCCGCCGTCGAGTTCCTCAGGCACGACATCGCCGGCGTCGCCGCCGAGTTCCGGCTGATGGCCAGCGGAATCCTCGACACCGAGGGGGAGCCGGTCGGCGCCGGCCGCCGATGA
- a CDS encoding M36 family metallopeptidase — protein MPRTRWTSATAVAVTGTLLTIGLATPARAERQPPPPRPPGEHTELPDKDARGGALAPTTRQKSAARGVTVRWNRFGAPASVTGDGPLAEGLPGGPEKVARAYLAGNRDLFGLDAAEVDALEKVAVNPIGDGAAVLLRQRFGDLPAGHDGLAAVGVRGDEVVSVTSTLARGGGAPPAATLSEKDAVAAAGRDAGISAAGDAARRVRLVAVPTADGVRSAYQVTLIDASGGEPKAVTSHVDARTGKVLVRENLVDHAGDDPRWSAFPATPPGDYSSRDTRRTWCFEPAPGCRFVVGGDPSTGLPWDADPVTGESTGTSLGNAARTYENRASDDPFSVGTRTNAPRPDRVYAYRFTDQWHRSKCDPATLDSPQEADLEAAISNLFVQHNRMHDWSYRLGFTESAWNMQVHNGDRGGLGGDPEQGNAQAGARFPSIRDNANQITPPDGVPAITNMYLWQPIAGAFYSPCVDGDFDMTVIGHEYSHAISGRMIAGPDAGWSGPQAGAMNESTSDLLAMEYLGEYGFRPPGATPYVIGAYVTGDPRAGIRNYDMSRSPLNYSDLGYDLVGTQVHADGEIWTATQFDMREAFVKRYGHGGRSLQHRCAEGEVPVHKCPGNRRWAQLSFDALLLMASGAVSFVDHRDALLAADAIRFGGKNHKMMWEVFARHGLGEKASSAGPADADPTPSFASPMSRNARVALKPRGDGKGGVVRLYVGDYEARAVPVADTDPATPLGDAFDITPGRYSFVAVGPGLGHKKFTATIGAGQRSLPVTMHRNLAAAANGATATGDGGSHEALLDETEATNWLSAEGPVKGRQVTVDLAGDRPVKVGRVQVSAMLRPLREGDPEGASGAQNRFTALRAFRVLACDSTRADCSRDGSYRTVYTSPSDAFPADRPRPTAPDINLRSFDLRDVKATHLRLQVVSSQCTGAPAYAGEQDNDPRSATDCGTAAQWAGLVRAAEFQAFAR, from the coding sequence GTGCCCAGGACACGATGGACCTCCGCGACCGCCGTGGCGGTCACCGGAACGCTCCTCACCATCGGGCTCGCGACCCCCGCGCGAGCGGAACGACAACCTCCCCCGCCGCGACCCCCCGGAGAGCACACCGAGCTGCCCGACAAGGACGCCCGCGGCGGCGCGCTCGCCCCCACCACCCGCCAGAAGAGCGCCGCCCGCGGCGTGACCGTGCGGTGGAACCGGTTCGGCGCCCCCGCCTCGGTGACCGGCGACGGCCCCCTGGCCGAGGGGCTTCCCGGCGGGCCGGAGAAGGTGGCGCGCGCCTACCTGGCCGGCAACCGCGACCTGTTCGGCCTGGACGCCGCGGAGGTCGACGCACTGGAGAAGGTCGCGGTCAACCCCATCGGCGACGGGGCGGCCGTGCTGCTGCGCCAGCGCTTCGGCGACCTGCCCGCCGGCCACGACGGGCTGGCGGCGGTCGGCGTCCGCGGCGACGAGGTCGTCTCGGTCACCTCGACCCTCGCCCGCGGCGGCGGCGCACCGCCGGCCGCCACGCTCTCCGAGAAGGACGCGGTGGCCGCGGCCGGCCGCGACGCGGGCATCTCCGCCGCCGGCGACGCGGCCCGCAGGGTGCGGCTCGTCGCCGTGCCCACCGCCGACGGCGTCCGCAGCGCCTACCAGGTCACCCTCATCGACGCCTCGGGCGGGGAGCCCAAGGCCGTCACGTCCCACGTCGACGCGCGCACCGGCAAGGTGCTGGTGCGGGAGAACCTCGTCGACCACGCCGGCGACGACCCGCGCTGGTCGGCGTTCCCCGCCACGCCGCCCGGCGACTACTCCTCCCGGGACACCCGGCGGACGTGGTGCTTCGAGCCGGCGCCAGGCTGCCGGTTCGTCGTCGGGGGCGACCCGTCCACCGGCCTTCCCTGGGACGCCGACCCGGTGACCGGCGAGTCGACCGGCACCAGCCTGGGCAACGCCGCCCGCACCTACGAGAACCGCGCGAGCGACGACCCGTTCAGCGTCGGCACCCGCACCAACGCGCCGAGGCCGGACCGCGTGTACGCCTACCGCTTCACCGACCAGTGGCACCGGAGCAAGTGCGACCCGGCGACGCTGGACAGCCCGCAGGAGGCCGACCTGGAGGCGGCGATCTCCAACCTCTTCGTCCAGCACAACCGCATGCACGACTGGTCCTACCGGCTCGGCTTCACCGAGTCGGCGTGGAACATGCAGGTCCACAACGGCGACCGCGGCGGGCTGGGCGGCGACCCCGAGCAGGGCAACGCGCAGGCGGGGGCGAGGTTCCCCAGCATCCGCGACAACGCCAACCAGATCACGCCGCCCGACGGCGTGCCCGCCATCACCAACATGTACCTGTGGCAGCCGATCGCGGGCGCGTTCTACTCGCCGTGCGTCGACGGCGACTTCGACATGACCGTCATCGGGCACGAGTACTCCCACGCCATCTCCGGCCGCATGATCGCCGGTCCGGACGCGGGGTGGAGCGGGCCGCAGGCCGGGGCGATGAACGAGAGCACGTCCGACCTGCTCGCCATGGAGTACCTCGGCGAGTACGGGTTCCGCCCGCCCGGCGCGACCCCGTACGTCATCGGCGCCTACGTCACCGGCGACCCGCGCGCCGGGATCCGCAACTACGACATGAGCCGCAGCCCGCTGAACTACAGCGACCTCGGCTACGACCTCGTCGGCACCCAGGTCCACGCCGACGGCGAGATCTGGACCGCCACGCAGTTCGACATGCGGGAGGCGTTCGTCAAGCGGTACGGCCACGGCGGCCGCTCGCTCCAGCACCGGTGCGCCGAGGGCGAGGTGCCGGTCCACAAGTGCCCGGGCAACCGGCGGTGGGCGCAGTTGTCGTTCGACGCGCTGCTGCTCATGGCGAGCGGGGCGGTCAGCTTCGTCGACCACCGCGACGCCCTGCTCGCCGCGGACGCCATCCGCTTCGGCGGGAAGAACCACAAGATGATGTGGGAGGTCTTCGCCCGGCACGGCCTGGGCGAGAAGGCGTCCAGCGCGGGCCCGGCGGACGCCGACCCGACGCCGAGCTTCGCGTCCCCGATGTCGCGCAACGCCCGCGTCGCGCTCAAGCCGCGCGGTGACGGAAAGGGCGGGGTGGTCCGGCTCTACGTGGGCGACTACGAGGCCCGCGCGGTGCCGGTGGCCGACACCGACCCGGCGACGCCGCTCGGCGACGCCTTCGACATCACGCCCGGGCGCTACTCCTTCGTCGCGGTGGGCCCGGGTCTCGGGCACAAGAAGTTCACCGCCACGATCGGCGCGGGTCAGCGGAGCCTGCCGGTGACGATGCACCGCAACCTCGCCGCCGCCGCCAACGGCGCGACCGCGACCGGCGACGGCGGGTCCCACGAGGCGCTGCTGGACGAGACCGAGGCGACCAACTGGCTGTCGGCCGAGGGGCCGGTCAAGGGCCGCCAGGTGACCGTGGACCTGGCCGGAGACCGCCCGGTGAAGGTCGGCCGGGTGCAGGTCAGCGCGATGCTGCGGCCGCTGCGGGAAGGCGACCCCGAGGGCGCGAGCGGCGCGCAGAACCGGTTCACGGCGCTGCGGGCGTTCCGGGTGCTGGCCTGCGACTCCACGCGGGCCGACTGCTCGCGGGACGGGTCGTACCGGACGGTCTACACCAGCCCGTCCGACGCGTTCCCCGCCGACCGGCCGCGGCCGACGGCGCCCGACATCAACCTGCGCTCGTTCGACCTGCGGGACGTGAAGGCGACGCACCTGCGGCTGCAGGTGGTCTCCAGCCAGTGCACCGGCGCGCCGGCGTACGCGGGCGAGCAGGACAACGACCCGCGGTCCGCGACCGACTGCGGGACCGCCGCGCAGTGGGCGGGCCTCGTCCGCGCCGCCGAGTTCCAGGCGTTCGCCCGGTAG
- a CDS encoding LLM class flavin-dependent oxidoreductase, producing MRKGIVVTAQPGVEELAVRAEELGFSSFWVYDTPMVHGDPFVALGLCAKATSRIKLGVGVTSPALRSAPAAATAFASLNALAPGRVICGVGTGNTARRTLGMLPTKMAELERFTASLQDLCAGRPTEYREGDRVRDVRFLHVGPYVNTTDPIEFLVAAFGLKAAAIAGRRGTGVISFGLLDPAAWRAFDETRREAAKEAGMPADVDSYVMTSMRVLRDGEDPYGDAARDAMGHIALALLTFAADNPSFAEGLDEEERDAVQRLLDRRGTTATAQDRHNVLYTNYLGRIRPEERDLVVPSLVDKLGLVGTRDRLAERIAAMEEAGIDEIVLQPVIDPPAEMAEFAELTA from the coding sequence ATGCGCAAAGGGATCGTGGTCACCGCTCAGCCGGGTGTGGAGGAGCTCGCCGTGCGGGCCGAGGAACTCGGCTTCAGCAGCTTCTGGGTCTACGACACCCCGATGGTCCACGGCGACCCGTTCGTGGCGCTGGGCCTGTGCGCCAAGGCCACGAGCCGCATCAAGCTCGGCGTCGGCGTGACGTCGCCCGCGCTGCGGTCCGCCCCGGCCGCGGCGACGGCGTTCGCCAGCCTCAACGCGCTCGCGCCGGGCCGCGTCATCTGCGGCGTCGGCACCGGCAACACCGCGCGGCGCACGCTGGGGATGCTGCCGACGAAGATGGCCGAGCTCGAGCGGTTCACCGCCTCGCTGCAGGACCTGTGCGCCGGGCGCCCCACCGAGTACCGCGAGGGGGACCGGGTCCGCGACGTGCGGTTCCTGCACGTCGGCCCCTACGTGAACACCACGGACCCCATCGAGTTCCTGGTGGCCGCGTTCGGGCTGAAGGCCGCCGCGATCGCCGGACGCCGCGGCACGGGCGTCATCTCCTTCGGCCTCCTCGACCCCGCCGCGTGGCGCGCGTTCGACGAGACGCGGCGCGAGGCCGCGAAGGAGGCGGGCATGCCCGCCGACGTCGACTCCTACGTGATGACCTCGATGCGCGTCCTCCGGGACGGCGAGGACCCCTACGGCGACGCCGCCCGCGACGCGATGGGGCACATCGCGCTCGCGCTGCTGACGTTCGCCGCCGACAACCCGTCGTTCGCCGAGGGGCTCGACGAGGAGGAGCGCGACGCCGTCCAGCGCCTTCTCGACCGGCGGGGCACCACGGCGACCGCGCAGGACCGGCACAACGTGCTCTACACGAACTATCTGGGACGCATCCGCCCGGAGGAGCGCGACCTCGTCGTGCCGTCGCTGGTGGACAAGCTGGGCCTCGTGGGGACGCGCGACCGGCTCGCCGAGCGCATCGCGGCCATGGAGGAGGCGGGCATCGACGAGATCGTCCTCCAGCCGGTGATCGACCCGCCGGCGGAGATGGCCGAGTTCGCCGAGCTCACCGCCTGA
- a CDS encoding SMP-30/gluconolactonase/LRE family protein: protein MTEATTVAEGFHFLESPRWREGRLWFSDFYSHSVMSMREDGSDQRLEATVPEQPSGLGWLPDGRLLVVSMRDRKILRREPDGTLAVHADLSGHATGHVNDMVVDAQGRAYAGNFGFDLMGGEPLETAALHRVDPDGGVTQAASDLWFPNGSVITPDGVLLVAETFGNRITAFDVTADGSLANRRTWAEFGPLPTDRRIAEILTQVQVAGDGVCLDAEGGLWVADAIGDRLVRVVEGGRITDEIKPGTPVYACGLGGADGRTLFACAAPDFHEGPRKAAKEARMIAVRVTVPAVSAS, encoded by the coding sequence ATGACCGAAGCGACCACTGTGGCCGAGGGTTTCCATTTCCTGGAGTCGCCGCGCTGGCGGGAGGGGCGGCTCTGGTTCTCCGACTTCTACTCCCACAGCGTCATGTCCATGCGCGAGGACGGCTCCGACCAGCGCCTCGAGGCGACCGTCCCCGAGCAGCCGTCCGGACTCGGCTGGCTCCCCGACGGGCGCCTGCTGGTGGTCTCCATGCGCGACCGCAAGATCCTCCGCAGGGAGCCGGACGGGACGCTCGCCGTCCACGCCGACCTCTCCGGGCACGCGACCGGGCACGTCAACGACATGGTGGTGGACGCCCAGGGCCGCGCCTACGCCGGCAACTTCGGGTTCGACCTCATGGGCGGCGAGCCGCTGGAGACGGCGGCGCTGCACCGCGTCGACCCCGACGGCGGCGTCACGCAGGCGGCCTCCGACCTGTGGTTCCCGAACGGCTCCGTCATCACCCCGGACGGCGTCCTGCTGGTGGCCGAGACGTTCGGCAACCGGATCACCGCGTTCGACGTGACCGCCGACGGGTCGCTCGCCAACCGGCGGACGTGGGCGGAGTTCGGCCCGCTGCCGACCGACCGGCGGATCGCCGAGATCCTCACCCAGGTGCAGGTCGCGGGCGACGGGGTCTGCCTCGACGCCGAGGGCGGGCTGTGGGTGGCCGACGCCATCGGCGACCGGCTCGTGCGGGTGGTCGAGGGCGGCCGCATCACCGACGAGATCAAACCGGGCACCCCGGTGTACGCGTGCGGCCTCGGCGGCGCCGACGGGCGGACGCTGTTCGCCTGCGCCGCGCCCGACTTCCACGAGGGGCCCCGCAAGGCGGCCAAGGAGGCGCGCATGATCGCCGTCCGGGTCACCGTCCCGGCGGTCTCCGCGTCCTAG
- a CDS encoding TetR/AcrR family transcriptional regulator, which yields MARRQARFTAQDLADDPRLRDHSPDLWREDLGEVQRGLLTSAVRCFAANGYHATTTRDIAEGVGLSPAALYVHFPSKELVLYEIIRVGHERALESVDKPSILAVEDSSDRLRAIISAYTAWHARHHVVARVCQMELAGLTAEHYDEVLELRHRTNEFFRDAVARGVADGSFAKVDVKRVTRAMLSLSIDLVRWYRLDGEDSPEQLGEFYADLALKLVAPGSAG from the coding sequence ATGGCCAGAAGGCAGGCCCGATTCACCGCACAGGACCTGGCGGACGATCCCCGGCTGCGGGACCACTCCCCCGATCTGTGGAGGGAGGACCTGGGCGAGGTCCAGCGCGGGCTGCTGACCTCGGCGGTCCGCTGCTTCGCCGCCAACGGCTACCACGCCACCACCACCCGCGACATCGCCGAGGGCGTGGGCCTCAGCCCGGCGGCGCTCTACGTGCACTTCCCGTCGAAGGAACTGGTCCTCTACGAGATCATCCGGGTCGGCCACGAGCGGGCCCTGGAGTCCGTCGACAAGCCCTCGATCCTCGCCGTCGAGGACTCGTCCGACCGGCTCCGCGCCATCATCTCGGCGTACACCGCGTGGCACGCGCGCCACCACGTGGTGGCGCGCGTCTGCCAGATGGAGCTGGCCGGCCTGACCGCCGAGCACTACGACGAGGTCCTCGAACTGCGGCACCGCACCAACGAGTTCTTCCGGGACGCCGTCGCCCGCGGCGTCGCCGACGGGTCGTTCGCGAAGGTCGACGTCAAGCGGGTCACGCGCGCGATGCTGTCGCTGAGCATCGACCTCGTCCGCTGGTACCGGCTCGACGGCGAGGACTCCCCCGAGCAGCTCGGCGAGTTCTACGCCGACCTCGCGCTGAAACTCGTGGCCCCCGGTTCCGCCGGCTGA
- a CDS encoding YciI family protein: MKYMLIMRASDEAYAQMGDVDAEKMIETVGRFNDELIKAGVLLAAEGLADAEEGVVVDYSSEPPVVTDGPYGETKELFGGFYILNVASKEEAVEWAKRIPMAGPGFKTEIRRVTTIDEFPQDNEWIRKEREWREATGQL; encoded by the coding sequence ATGAAGTACATGCTGATCATGCGCGCGAGCGACGAGGCCTACGCGCAGATGGGGGACGTGGACGCCGAGAAGATGATCGAGACGGTCGGGAGGTTCAACGATGAGCTGATCAAGGCCGGCGTCCTGCTGGCGGCGGAGGGGCTCGCCGACGCCGAGGAGGGCGTCGTGGTCGACTACTCCTCCGAGCCGCCCGTCGTCACCGACGGCCCGTACGGCGAGACGAAGGAGCTGTTCGGGGGCTTCTACATCCTCAACGTGGCCTCCAAGGAGGAGGCCGTCGAGTGGGCGAAGCGGATCCCGATGGCCGGGCCCGGCTTCAAGACCGAGATCCGCCGGGTCACCACGATCGACGAGTTCCCGCAGGACAACGAGTGGATCCGCAAGGAGCGGGAGTGGCGCGAGGCCACCGGGCAGCTCTGA
- a CDS encoding RNA polymerase sigma factor codes for MSERGAVGTGREAVAAIWRIESARIVGALARYTGDFALAEDLAQEALAEALVSWPRDGVPRNRTGWLLTVGRRRAIDAFRRRAALDDRYAALARDLGEGGAVAGGEPADPAREADDVLWDPDRIDDDVLALMFVSCHPVLSREARVALTLRVVGGLTSDAIARAFLVPTATVQARITRAKKTLAAARVPFEVPPARDRHERLGSVLNVIYLIFTEGSSASSGGDLIRFDLAGEAQRLARVLSRLMPEEPEVHGLLALLELTAARFPARTGPDGEPVLLEDQDRRRWDRSAIRRGRAALARAASAGRGLGAYGLQAAIAECHAVAPSVGETDWERIVLLYEALGRLAPSPVVDLNRAVAVSMARGPAAALPMVDELAASGALADSHLLPSVRGELLTRLGRTGEARAELERAAGLAGNERERALLHRKIDALGRR; via the coding sequence ATGAGTGAGCGCGGTGCGGTCGGCACGGGCCGCGAGGCCGTCGCCGCGATCTGGCGGATCGAGTCGGCGCGGATCGTCGGCGCGCTCGCCCGCTACACCGGTGACTTCGCGCTGGCCGAGGACCTCGCGCAGGAGGCGCTCGCCGAGGCGCTGGTGAGCTGGCCGCGCGACGGCGTCCCCCGCAACCGGACGGGGTGGCTGCTCACCGTCGGCCGCCGCCGCGCGATCGACGCGTTCCGGCGCCGCGCCGCGCTCGACGACCGGTACGCCGCCCTCGCCCGCGACCTCGGCGAGGGCGGCGCCGTCGCGGGCGGCGAGCCCGCCGACCCCGCGCGGGAGGCCGACGACGTGCTGTGGGACCCGGACCGGATCGACGACGACGTCCTCGCACTGATGTTCGTCTCCTGCCATCCCGTGCTGTCGCGGGAGGCGCGGGTGGCGCTGACGCTGCGGGTGGTCGGCGGGCTGACCAGCGACGCGATCGCCAGGGCGTTCCTCGTCCCGACCGCGACCGTGCAGGCCCGCATCACCCGGGCGAAGAAGACCCTGGCGGCGGCGCGGGTGCCGTTCGAGGTCCCGCCCGCGCGGGACCGGCACGAGCGGCTCGGCTCGGTCCTCAACGTCATCTACCTGATCTTCACCGAGGGATCGTCGGCCAGCTCGGGCGGCGACCTGATCCGGTTCGACCTGGCCGGGGAGGCGCAGCGCCTCGCCCGGGTGCTGTCCCGGCTGATGCCGGAGGAGCCCGAGGTCCACGGGCTGCTGGCGCTGCTGGAGCTGACGGCGGCGCGGTTCCCGGCCCGCACCGGCCCGGACGGCGAGCCGGTGCTGCTGGAGGACCAGGACCGCCGCCGCTGGGACCGCTCCGCGATCCGCCGCGGCCGCGCCGCCCTCGCCCGCGCGGCGAGCGCCGGCCGGGGCCTCGGCGCCTACGGACTCCAGGCGGCGATCGCCGAGTGCCACGCGGTCGCCCCGTCCGTCGGGGAGACGGACTGGGAGCGCATCGTGCTCCTCTACGAGGCGCTGGGCCGCCTCGCGCCGTCCCCCGTGGTCGACCTCAACCGGGCGGTGGCGGTCTCCATGGCGCGGGGCCCGGCCGCGGCGCTGCCGATGGTGGACGAGCTGGCCGCCTCGGGCGCCCTCGCGGACTCGCACCTGCTGCCCAGCGTCCGCGGGGAGCTCCTCACCCGGCTCGGACGCACCGGCGAGGCGCGCGCCGAACTGGAGCGGGCCGCCGGCCTGGCCGGCAACGAGCGGGAGCGGGCCCTGCTGCACCGCAAGATCGACGCGCTGGGCCGCCGGTAG